Proteins encoded within one genomic window of Ammonifex degensii KC4:
- a CDS encoding ATP-binding protein, whose product MIVAVASGKGGVGKTTVAVNLALAAEEEVILLDSDVEEPNAHLLLRPEIEKETPVPLLVPVFHRERCTGCGKCIEVCAYHALALIGRELLIFDKMCHACGGCIYFCPEKALTEGERVIGILQEGRAGKVRFVQGRMSVGEALAVPVIKKLREKQGAHTIIDCPPGTSCPVIQAVKGADFCLVVTEPTPFGQHDLRLLIEMLRVLKVPAGVIINRADLGDEEVEEYCRQEGIPVLLKIPFDLEIARSFAAGVPFVARLPRWRQAFSDLWQRLKRKGVRA is encoded by the coding sequence GTGATCGTGGCAGTAGCCAGCGGGAAGGGTGGGGTAGGAAAGACCACGGTAGCCGTCAACTTGGCCCTGGCAGCAGAAGAAGAAGTTATTTTGCTTGACAGCGACGTGGAGGAGCCTAATGCCCACCTCTTACTCCGGCCGGAGATCGAGAAAGAAACACCGGTACCTTTGTTGGTACCGGTTTTTCACCGCGAGCGGTGCACCGGTTGCGGCAAGTGCATCGAGGTGTGTGCCTACCACGCCTTAGCCCTTATCGGGCGTGAACTTTTGATATTTGACAAGATGTGTCACGCCTGCGGCGGCTGCATTTACTTCTGCCCGGAAAAAGCCTTGACCGAGGGAGAGCGCGTGATAGGGATACTACAGGAGGGCCGGGCCGGCAAAGTCCGTTTCGTCCAGGGAAGGATGTCGGTAGGAGAGGCTTTGGCCGTTCCTGTGATAAAGAAGCTGCGCGAGAAGCAAGGAGCACATACCATCATCGATTGCCCGCCGGGAACCTCCTGCCCTGTCATCCAGGCGGTAAAAGGAGCCGATTTCTGCTTGGTGGTTACCGAGCCCACTCCTTTCGGGCAACACGACCTCCGTCTCTTGATAGAAATGCTTAGAGTATTGAAGGTTCCCGCCGGGGTAATCATCAACCGGGCCGACCTGGGGGACGAAGAAGTGGAGGAGTACTGCCGGCAAGAGGGTATTCCTGTCTTACTCAAGATTCCCTTTGATTTGGAAATAGCTCGTTCTTTTGCTGCCGGCGTACCCTTCGTTGCCCGCTTGCCCCGGTGGCGCCAAGCCTTCTCCGACCTCTGGCAGAGGCTCAAGAGAAAAGGGGTGAGGGCTTGA
- a CDS encoding ATP-binding protein, whose product MKEIVVLSGKGGTGKTTLTGVFATLGQRAVLADADVDASNLHILLNPVKEYEEPFYGSQQPVVDQNKCTRCGVCTQLCRFDAIDHGEVDELNCEGCGVCFHGCPEKAITMEPVLSGHLYRGSTPYGPFVWAELGIAQEASGKLVARVKEVAREIARQEDRLLVVDGPPGIGCPVIASVSGASLVLAVTEPTAAGKHDLGRLLSLTRHFGVPLAVCLNKATLDEEMADKIEEFCREEGVKFLGRIPFAREVVKALIHRQPVTEGPVAEAMQEVWRRALSLL is encoded by the coding sequence TTGAAGGAAATCGTAGTGCTGAGCGGTAAGGGGGGAACGGGCAAGACCACATTGACCGGGGTGTTTGCCACTCTGGGCCAGAGGGCGGTCTTGGCCGACGCCGATGTCGACGCTTCTAACCTCCACATCCTTCTCAACCCGGTGAAAGAATACGAAGAACCTTTCTACGGCTCCCAGCAACCGGTGGTGGACCAAAATAAGTGTACCCGCTGCGGGGTCTGCACCCAGCTTTGCCGTTTCGACGCCATTGATCACGGGGAAGTGGACGAACTCAACTGTGAAGGCTGTGGCGTTTGCTTTCATGGCTGCCCGGAAAAGGCCATAACCATGGAACCGGTTTTAAGCGGCCACCTCTACCGGGGGAGCACCCCTTACGGACCTTTCGTCTGGGCAGAGCTCGGCATTGCCCAGGAGGCTTCCGGCAAACTGGTGGCTCGGGTGAAAGAAGTGGCACGGGAGATAGCCCGGCAGGAGGACAGGCTCCTGGTGGTGGACGGCCCGCCGGGCATAGGCTGCCCGGTAATAGCCTCAGTTTCTGGGGCCAGCTTGGTACTAGCGGTGACCGAGCCTACGGCTGCCGGGAAGCACGATCTGGGGAGACTCCTGTCCCTTACCCGCCACTTCGGGGTACCGCTGGCTGTGTGCCTCAACAAAGCCACCTTAGACGAAGAAATGGCCGATAAAATCGAGGAGTTTTGCCGCGAAGAAGGCGTGAAGTTTCTGGGCCGGATTCCTTTTGCCCGCGAGGTGGTGAAGGCTCTGATTCACCGCCAGCCGGTAACCGAAGGGCCGGTGGCCGAAGCTATGCAAGAGGTCTGGAGACGTGCTTTAAGCCTGCTATGA
- a CDS encoding stalk domain-containing protein, whose product MGRAKRTLLPLGFFLLALFLFSGYAQAQLVKYEERWVGGKKVHLIKVDISDPRVRVFPVLAQNKTGRAESLASMACRVGAVAAVNGTFFNAYSDLTSWGALIDAGQVYRLGSGSGALSLGPGGLAEVARLNSRVEGRIDEKDDWQHWWYAWDVNCNIDDPEAIVIFTPRFGQNMRSPTAKTVVVENGVVTRMGSGPCPVPDNGYVIGFGPAAAAKFANRFYPGAKVEWWVVFEAKDGAPLQWSGRTVIQGGPLLLKDGAIVLDSHLDELYREPKFSRYGSWSFIGTDFEGCLVLGSVLGVDSLWNMARVLQQAGIRNAVCLDGNASCGLWYRGSYLVTPGRALSNCVAVTLEDPWVEVYFRGTRLSFDARPFVWGGRTLVPMRSLADLLGWQVDWDGHKAIFRSGLHEIALFPGSPEALVDGKKCFLDVPATILSPGRMFVPLRFAAENLGLKVNWLEEGKVELY is encoded by the coding sequence GGAGGAAAGAAGGTGCACCTTATAAAAGTGGATATCTCCGATCCCCGGGTCCGAGTCTTTCCCGTGCTGGCTCAGAATAAGACGGGGCGGGCAGAAAGCCTGGCTTCCATGGCCTGTAGAGTAGGGGCGGTGGCAGCGGTCAACGGCACCTTTTTTAACGCCTACTCCGACCTTACCTCCTGGGGAGCACTCATAGATGCCGGACAGGTCTACCGCCTGGGCTCCGGCTCAGGCGCCTTAAGCTTGGGTCCTGGCGGACTTGCAGAAGTGGCCCGGCTTAACTCCCGTGTGGAAGGCCGGATCGACGAAAAAGACGACTGGCAGCACTGGTGGTACGCCTGGGATGTCAACTGCAATATAGACGACCCGGAGGCAATAGTAATTTTTACCCCCCGGTTTGGTCAAAACATGCGTTCTCCTACGGCTAAAACGGTGGTGGTGGAAAACGGAGTGGTGACGCGGATGGGTAGTGGGCCCTGCCCCGTTCCGGATAACGGCTACGTTATCGGGTTTGGTCCGGCAGCAGCAGCCAAGTTTGCCAACCGCTTCTATCCCGGTGCCAAAGTGGAGTGGTGGGTGGTGTTCGAAGCTAAAGACGGAGCTCCGCTACAGTGGTCAGGAAGAACGGTGATCCAGGGAGGCCCCCTGCTCCTGAAGGACGGTGCCATCGTCCTGGATAGCCATCTTGACGAGCTTTACCGCGAGCCCAAGTTTTCCCGTTACGGCTCCTGGAGTTTTATCGGGACTGATTTCGAAGGTTGCCTGGTACTGGGTTCGGTCCTAGGAGTAGATTCTCTCTGGAACATGGCCCGGGTCTTGCAGCAAGCCGGCATTAGAAACGCGGTGTGTTTGGACGGCAATGCTTCTTGCGGCCTTTGGTACCGCGGGAGCTACCTCGTTACTCCGGGAAGGGCGCTCTCCAATTGCGTAGCAGTTACGCTGGAAGATCCCTGGGTGGAAGTTTATTTCCGAGGAACTAGGCTTTCCTTCGACGCCAGGCCGTTCGTTTGGGGAGGGCGGACGCTGGTACCCATGCGTTCCTTAGCCGACCTTTTAGGCTGGCAGGTGGACTGGGACGGCCACAAGGCCATTTTCCGGTCAGGTTTGCACGAAATAGCACTCTTTCCCGGTTCACCGGAAGCCCTGGTGGATGGAAAGAAATGCTTCCTTGATGTTCCGGCTACTATCTTGTCTCCTGGACGCATGTTCGTTCCCCTGCGCTTCGCCGCCGAGAATTTAGGATTGAAGGTGAACTGGCTGGAAGAAGGAAAGGTAGAACTTTATTAA
- a CDS encoding NifB/NifX family molybdenum-iron cluster-binding protein → MAGVEDVADAVAVDKVVGGGKPMKVLLAVEGERVAAHFGHAPSFLIAEIEDGRVKHRELVPNPGHRPGFLPAYFSQMGITHVIAGGMGPRAQELFQAHGITTILGVQGSVEEVLRAFCDNRLVPGPSLCDHGQEGTHGSCGGRCGGHSS, encoded by the coding sequence GTGGCTGGGGTGGAGGACGTGGCGGATGCGGTGGCGGTGGACAAGGTCGTGGGAGGTGGTAAACCCATGAAGGTGCTGTTAGCGGTTGAAGGTGAGCGGGTGGCGGCGCACTTCGGTCATGCGCCTTCCTTCCTGATAGCTGAAATCGAAGATGGGAGGGTGAAGCACAGGGAACTCGTTCCCAATCCAGGGCACCGGCCGGGCTTCCTACCTGCCTACTTTTCCCAGATGGGGATAACCCACGTGATAGCCGGAGGTATGGGGCCCCGGGCGCAGGAACTCTTCCAGGCCCACGGTATTACCACCATTCTGGGAGTTCAGGGCTCGGTAGAGGAGGTACTCCGGGCGTTTTGTGATAACCGGCTTGTACCCGGTCCTTCCCTTTGTGACCACGGGCAGGAAGGTACCCACGGCAGCTGCGGCGGGCGCTGTGGGGGTCACTCCTCGTGA
- a CDS encoding NifB/NifX family molybdenum-iron cluster-binding protein, whose protein sequence is MKVAVSATGQGTEALVDPRFGRCPYFVIYDTDSGSYYAVPNPAQAAGGGAGIQAAQTIVAQGVSAVITGNLGPNAFQVLAAAGIKCYVGAGGTVQEAIEAFRQGKLSLASSATAPPHAGGGWGGGRGGCGGGGQGRGRW, encoded by the coding sequence ATGAAGGTAGCCGTATCGGCGACCGGGCAGGGGACAGAAGCTCTGGTAGATCCTCGCTTTGGGCGTTGCCCCTATTTCGTCATTTACGACACCGACAGCGGTAGCTACTACGCCGTGCCTAACCCGGCGCAAGCCGCGGGAGGCGGGGCCGGCATTCAGGCGGCCCAGACCATAGTCGCGCAAGGAGTCAGTGCGGTGATTACCGGCAACCTAGGCCCCAACGCCTTTCAGGTCCTCGCGGCGGCAGGCATTAAGTGCTATGTAGGAGCGGGGGGCACGGTGCAAGAAGCAATAGAGGCTTTCCGCCAGGGGAAGCTCTCTTTGGCCAGTAGTGCTACCGCGCCTCCCCACGCCGGCGGTGGCTGGGGTGGAGGACGTGGCGGATGCGGTGGCGGTGGACAAGGTCGTGGGAGGTGGTAA